The following are encoded together in the Verrucomicrobiota bacterium genome:
- a CDS encoding DegT/DnrJ/EryC1/StrS family aminotransferase, whose protein sequence is MQIKVPFLDLKAQHAPLLDEIEAAIRQVIEAGAFAGGPFVAEFEEDFAAYCDSSHALGVGSGTDALWLSLLALGIGAGDEVITVSSTFMATAEAITYCGAKPVFVDIDERTYTMDPAGLEQAITPRTKAIIPVHLFGQTADMDPIVAIARKHGLFVIEDACQAHGAEYKGRRAGTLGDAACFSFYPGKNLGAFGEAGAVVTNNPELQEKIRILRDHGQVRKYHHTMIGWNGRMDGIQAAVLRIKLRHLERGNQLRRTHAAHYGAALAEVEEVITPFQAADVQHVYHVYATRVPDRDEVIRFLTAKGIGSGVHYPVPVHLQEAYRSLGYRPGALPVTERCAAEFLSLPMFPELTHAQVETVVQGLREALGAGVAA, encoded by the coding sequence ATGCAGATTAAAGTACCGTTTCTTGACCTTAAAGCGCAACATGCACCCTTGCTGGATGAGATCGAAGCGGCGATCCGGCAGGTCATCGAGGCAGGGGCCTTCGCCGGTGGCCCGTTCGTCGCTGAATTTGAGGAAGATTTTGCGGCTTACTGCGATTCGTCCCATGCGCTCGGCGTCGGCAGCGGTACCGACGCACTTTGGCTGAGTCTGCTCGCGTTAGGCATCGGTGCCGGCGACGAGGTGATCACGGTCTCCAGCACGTTTATGGCCACCGCCGAAGCCATCACCTATTGCGGCGCCAAGCCCGTGTTCGTGGATATTGATGAGCGCACTTACACGATGGATCCGGCGGGCCTGGAACAGGCGATTACGCCGAGAACCAAGGCCATCATTCCCGTCCACCTTTTTGGTCAGACGGCCGATATGGACCCGATCGTGGCAATTGCACGCAAGCACGGCTTGTTTGTCATCGAGGATGCCTGCCAGGCGCACGGAGCCGAATACAAAGGACGCAGAGCCGGCACGCTCGGCGATGCCGCTTGTTTTAGCTTTTACCCGGGCAAGAACCTTGGCGCGTTTGGCGAAGCCGGTGCCGTGGTGACGAACAATCCTGAGCTCCAGGAGAAGATCCGGATTCTTAGAGACCACGGCCAGGTGCGCAAGTATCACCATACCATGATCGGCTGGAACGGCCGCATGGACGGTATTCAGGCAGCAGTCCTGCGCATCAAACTGCGCCACCTGGAAAGAGGAAATCAGCTCCGCCGGACCCACGCGGCGCACTATGGCGCGGCGTTGGCAGAGGTTGAAGAGGTTATCACTCCCTTCCAGGCCGCTGACGTCCAGCACGTTTACCACGTCTACGCGACTCGTGTTCCGGACCGGGATGAAGTCATTCGGTTCCTGACCGCGAAGGGCATCGGCAGCGGGGTTCACTACCCGGTACCGGTTCATTTGCAGGAAGCCTATCGAAGTCTGGGATACCGGCCCGGCGCGCTGCCGGTTACGGAACGTTGCGCCGCCGAGTTCCTCTCGCTGCCGATGTTTCCTGAATTAACGCACGCGCAAGTGGAAACCGTCGTGCAAGGTCTTAGGGAAGCGCTTGGCGCGGGCGTGGCGGCCTGA
- a CDS encoding transcriptional activator RfaH → MHAPADQCGNNIGSADVGWYCLRSQPKHEHIAAAHLRRLEGVEVFCPRIRFQRQTRQGLAWVTEAMFPGYLFARFNFFEMHRQVRYAHGVSAIVRFGDRYARVEDEILAPLRNHVDGAEVTQLNYELCQGDQVEVVGGVFTGLQAVVTQVLPAKQRVKVLMDFLGRTMEAEVERSSVLPQVAHPLAV, encoded by the coding sequence ATGCACGCGCCAGCTGATCAATGCGGGAATAACATCGGTTCTGCAGACGTGGGTTGGTACTGCCTCAGGTCTCAGCCTAAGCACGAGCATATCGCGGCGGCGCACCTGCGGCGGTTGGAAGGAGTGGAAGTGTTCTGTCCGCGAATCAGGTTCCAGCGTCAAACCCGACAGGGTCTCGCTTGGGTCACCGAGGCGATGTTTCCCGGCTACCTGTTCGCCCGCTTCAACTTTTTCGAGATGCATCGCCAGGTCCGGTACGCTCACGGGGTGAGCGCGATCGTCCGGTTCGGCGATCGTTACGCGAGGGTCGAAGACGAGATTCTGGCGCCGTTGCGCAACCACGTCGACGGCGCAGAAGTCACCCAGCTTAATTATGAGCTTTGCCAAGGTGATCAGGTCGAGGTCGTCGGGGGCGTCTTTACGGGGTTACAGGCGGTGGTCACGCAGGTTCTGCCGGCAAAGCAAAGGGTAAAAGTGTTGATGGATTTTCTCGGCCGCACCATGGAGGCCGAAGTCGAGCGCTCTAGCGTTCTGCCCCAGGTGGCGCACCCACTCGCGGTGTAA
- a CDS encoding N-acetyltransferase, translated as MLNRGPYAPYEQGMSSNSNPLPNYQRIAPDVKLGHNVRIHAFVNLYGCEIGDETRIGTFVEIQKGAKIGSRCKISSHTFICEGVTVESEVFIGHGVTFINDRLPRATTAGGQLQTEADWACQQTVVKRGASIGSGTTLLGGITIGENAMVGAGSVVTKDVPPNTTVAGNPARVLRTFNAKDSGERVVS; from the coding sequence ATGCTGAACCGCGGGCCGTATGCGCCGTATGAGCAGGGTATGAGCAGTAACAGTAACCCGCTACCGAATTACCAGCGCATTGCGCCGGATGTCAAACTAGGTCATAACGTACGGATTCACGCGTTCGTCAATCTGTACGGCTGTGAGATCGGCGACGAAACCCGGATCGGTACCTTCGTTGAAATACAGAAAGGGGCGAAAATCGGCAGTCGATGCAAGATTTCCAGCCACACCTTCATCTGTGAGGGCGTCACGGTCGAATCGGAAGTCTTTATCGGTCACGGGGTTACCTTTATCAACGATCGGCTCCCGCGGGCGACCACGGCCGGCGGGCAGTTGCAGACGGAAGCGGACTGGGCTTGCCAGCAAACCGTGGTGAAGCGGGGCGCCTCGATCGGTTCGGGAACGACGTTGCTCGGCGGCATCACCATCGGAGAAAACGCGATGGTCGGCGCAGGAAGCGTCGTCACCAAAGATGTGCCGCCGAATACCACCGTCGCCGGCAATCCGGCGCGCGTTTTAAGGACGTTTAACGCTAAAGATTCGGGCGAACGCGTCGTATCCTGA
- a CDS encoding Gfo/Idh/MocA family oxidoreductase, which produces MKKPISVGVVGCGYWGPNLVRNFRSLPDCDLKAMCDVSEARLKHLKSLYPEVEGITSFEHLLNGIGLDAVVIATPVKHHFALAKAALLAGKHTLIEKPMAASAAECEELIEIADRNGLVLMVGHTFLYSAPVRKIVELVRSGEIGDIRYINSRRLNLGLFQKDINVAWDLAPHDLSIILHILGEGPQVVNCQGNAHVTPGIEDVTNISLQFRHQRFATIQSSWLVPRKIREMTIVGSRRMIVYDDVETLEKIRVYDVRVERPPHNDTFADFHYSYHYGDSFIPHLKQEEPLKTQCQHFLDSIAGGTKPLTDGQNGLELVRILEAATTSLKRHGAPVTFARPHEAPLALNGTPAREAAYAEPRAVCAV; this is translated from the coding sequence ATGAAGAAACCGATTAGTGTAGGGGTAGTTGGGTGCGGGTACTGGGGGCCGAACCTCGTTCGTAATTTCAGGTCGCTGCCCGATTGTGATTTGAAAGCGATGTGCGACGTCAGCGAAGCGCGTCTCAAACACTTGAAGAGCTTGTACCCGGAAGTCGAGGGCATCACCAGTTTCGAGCACCTGCTCAATGGGATCGGGCTCGATGCGGTCGTCATCGCCACGCCGGTGAAACACCATTTCGCGCTGGCCAAAGCCGCCTTGCTGGCCGGCAAACACACCCTCATCGAGAAACCCATGGCGGCCTCGGCCGCCGAATGCGAGGAGTTGATCGAAATCGCGGATCGTAACGGGCTCGTGTTGATGGTCGGCCATACCTTCCTTTACTCCGCGCCCGTCCGTAAGATCGTCGAACTGGTTCGCTCCGGCGAAATCGGAGACATCCGCTACATCAACTCGCGCCGGCTCAACCTCGGGCTGTTTCAGAAAGACATCAACGTCGCCTGGGACCTGGCCCCCCATGATCTCTCGATCATCCTGCACATCCTCGGCGAGGGCCCCCAGGTGGTCAACTGCCAGGGCAACGCCCACGTCACCCCCGGCATCGAGGACGTGACCAACATCTCCCTGCAGTTCCGCCACCAGCGCTTCGCCACCATCCAGAGCAGCTGGCTGGTGCCGCGCAAGATTCGCGAGATGACCATCGTCGGCAGCCGGCGCATGATCGTCTACGACGACGTTGAGACGCTCGAAAAGATCCGCGTCTACGACGTGCGGGTGGAACGGCCGCCGCACAACGACACCTTTGCCGATTTCCATTACTCCTACCATTACGGGGACAGCTTTATTCCCCACCTCAAGCAGGAGGAGCCCTTGAAAACGCAGTGCCAGCACTTTCTGGATTCCATCGCCGGCGGGACCAAGCCGTTGACCGATGGTCAAAACGGATTGGAGCTCGTGCGCATCCTGGAGGCGGCGACGACGTCACTCAAGCGTCACGGCGCCCCGGTGACTTTCGCGCGGCCGCACGAGGCGCCCTTGGCGCTGAATGGAACGCCGGCCCGGGAGGCTGCTTATGCTGAACCGCGGGCCGTATGCGCCGTATGA
- a CDS encoding sugar transferase, with product MIKLFSSKQGVSRDSISSRGCVGSVAHLSDRVSACDNVPVFPSERSVGHDPVVPAGSEEVISGFGAGTTILRKPVTTWAFEYGEPIGVREPAADVPAIPVWKRVLDCVCILLSLPVCLPLMLAIALWIMIVSPGPIFFQQERVGYRRRHFMILKFRTMKVNVETLSHERHLDHLMASDRPMAKLDAAGDPRIIRGGRVLRALGLDELPQLLNVLRGEMSLVGPRPCTVHEFARYQPWQQERVNVPPGLTGYWQVNGKNRTTFTEMINLDIFYTKNMSLWLDLAIIIKTLPAVITQFLETRTRVGAGERRR from the coding sequence ATGATTAAGCTGTTCTCGTCCAAACAGGGCGTCTCGCGCGATTCCATAAGTTCGCGGGGTTGCGTCGGGTCGGTTGCTCACCTCAGCGACAGGGTAAGTGCGTGTGACAATGTCCCGGTGTTCCCGTCCGAACGCAGCGTCGGCCATGATCCGGTCGTGCCGGCCGGTTCGGAGGAAGTGATTAGCGGATTTGGCGCCGGCACGACCATCTTGCGTAAACCCGTTACCACCTGGGCGTTTGAGTATGGCGAACCCATCGGGGTCCGAGAGCCTGCAGCCGACGTACCAGCCATCCCTGTCTGGAAGCGGGTGCTTGACTGCGTTTGCATTCTGCTAAGCCTGCCCGTCTGCCTGCCGCTCATGCTTGCCATTGCGCTGTGGATCATGATCGTTTCCCCAGGCCCGATCTTCTTCCAGCAGGAACGCGTCGGCTACCGGCGCCGGCACTTCATGATCCTTAAGTTCAGGACGATGAAGGTTAACGTTGAGACCCTGAGCCACGAGCGGCACCTGGACCACCTGATGGCGAGTGACCGTCCGATGGCCAAACTGGACGCTGCGGGCGATCCCCGCATCATCCGTGGCGGCCGCGTTCTGCGGGCGCTGGGCTTGGACGAACTGCCCCAGCTTCTCAATGTGCTCCGCGGCGAAATGAGCCTCGTCGGCCCGCGGCCTTGCACCGTCCATGAGTTCGCACGTTATCAGCCTTGGCAACAGGAACGGGTGAATGTGCCGCCAGGCCTAACCGGGTATTGGCAGGTCAATGGTAAGAACCGCACCACGTTCACCGAGATGATCAATCTGGACATTTTTTATACCAAGAACATGTCACTTTGGCTGGATCTGGCCATCATCATAAAAACTTTGCCCGCAGTGATTACACAGTTTCTCGAGACCCGCACCCGGGTGGGTGCCGGAGAGCGGCGTAGGTAG